Sequence from the Streptomyces peucetius genome:
GGGCGGTGCCAGGCCTCTCCCCGGGCTGCGTGGTGGCGCTATGTATCCTCGGCGTCTTCCCCGAGGACCTCGAAGCGGTGCTCAATTACCGGGAGGCGGCGGAGCGACGGTCAGGACGTTTCACCAGTGAACGTACGCGTCTGGTGGCCGCCATGCGGGCTGCACTCGGCACCAGCGTGTAGGTAGCGCGGCCATCCAACCTGACATCACCATCTGAGATCACGGCGGCGTACAGCAGCACCATCGGGCACCCTTCCGTGGTGCTGGCGTTGATGGTGCATCCGGGTGCGACAGGTGTCCGGGTGAACTTACAAAGCAGGTGTCGACCGGTGCGGCCCGTCGCAGTCCTCCGTGCCACAGTCGTGCCACATGGAGTGGGGACTCACGGGGAACCGCGGCTACCAGCGGGGCTGAGGGGCCGCAGGCACCGAAGCCAGTATTACCCAGGTCAGCGCCCAACTCGCCCCACCTCGCTCCTAAGGCGGTGGTCGACAGCGCTGCTGCCGGCAGTTGCCGCCACCTACAGCCCGGGTTGTGCCAAGGTGATTGCGGCGAATAGCTGACGGCCGCCCGTTCGCCGATTTACCTCCCTGCGGGCGAATCACCTGAGTCGGTGGTACCACCCTCGAACAGCTCCCGCAACTCGTCCGGCACGAGGCGTTTGGCAAGACTCACCACACAGGCACCAACGATCGCGAGTAATCCTAGAACGACTTCTAAGGCTTGCCTATGTCCTTCGTAAGGAAGGGTTCGAGCCGCTTTGCTGCCTCGGGCAACTGCTCGGCCAGCTCGTCTGCTTCCGCCAACGCTTCGGCGAGTTCGGCCTCAAATTCCTCGGCCCTCGGAATCCTTCCCGCATCTTTCAGCAGCTTCGTGTAGATCCGCCGCTCCTGAGTCGCGTAACGCTGCTCACGCGACCATGCGCGAGCAGTAATCGTTACCTCAACCTCTCGTATATCCCCGGGATGCACAGAGTAGGTAGGGAAGGTTGCGATGGAAGTAAGGACTTCGACCTGGATTGGGTCATTTGCCGAGCGCTTGCGCAACTTCCACACTCGCTGGTTGCCGTCCCATGCGGCGACCGGCCTCCTCAGCTTCAGCTCGGATTGGATCTTGAGTATCGCTGCCGCCACCAGGCGTTCCACCTTCCGGAGCAGCGCTTCTTCCTCTGCAGTCATCAGAGATCCCCACACGAACTCAGGTGGCCATAGTCCACGACGGCAGATCTATCGAGAGGAGTCGAGGAGTAGAACTCTATGTGCCCGCCGGGCCACGGCGGGGGGCCTGCGTGAGCCTTCCCCGGCCCCCACAGCTTCTCTACATTCCGGACATCCACGATGATCCAGGCGTCACTGCCCGCACGCAGACCCAGCCTGTACGGCACGACGCATCCGGCGTAGGGGGTCGGCGAGAGGTAGACGCCCCACCCAGGCAACCCTACCTGCGTCGACAAGATCGACTCCAGAAACCTAGACTGCGTGTAGTGGATCAAGTGGCCGAAGATACTGGACACTTCACCGCCTGAGACAGGGTCTATACCCATTTCCTCGAACTCATCAGCAGAGAGGCCGAACTTTAGCCCCGTTTCATCGATCCTCCCATCCAAGCGCAACTCTTCGATGTAGTGGGCGAGTGAATCGGATCGAGTCATAACACAAACCTCCGCGCTCCTCTCTAGCCTATGAGCGGATCGACGATACCCGCGAGCCGAGGAAGGAAGGCCGATTACCCGTGCAGCGCAGACGCCGGCCGTAGTTAGCCCTGTTGGCCTGCGTACACCCGTCGTTGACCATGCAATCAATATCCCCGACCAGTTTTCGACCCGGGGCGTCGACCTTGAAGTCGCGTCCGATCAGGTCCGCGGCGGGCACCGCCTTCTTCGCCACAGAGCGACTGGGTGGGGCCTTGGTCGGCATATCTGGTGGAACTGGGGGGACCGTCCGGGCGACCCACTGGAGCTCCGCCCGCACTCACAGCTCTTCCGGTCCTGACATCCACGCCTGACATCAACGACGGCGCACAGCCGCATCCCTGAGTAACCCAGCACGGCAGCCGGAGGCCCGCGCCTACGCGCGGAAGAGGGCTAGAGAGCGAACTCCTAAAGCGGGTGTCGCAGGTTCGAATCCTGCCGGGGGCACCGCAAAATTGCAGGTCAACGCACTGGAGGTCTTCCAGGGAACCTCTCTGGGAGGCCTTCAGGCGCGCAATGGGAACGCCCTGGGAACATTGAGCTGGATATTTCTCACATTTCAGACTTCCTTGCGCTCCTTGGGCCGGCTCATCGGCCACTTCAACCGCAAGGTCCACCTCGTCGTGGGTGGCCATTCCGCGCACCGTTCCCGCACGGTCAGCGACTGGATCGCCGAGCACGCCGACCGGGCCCGCGCACGGCCCTCGAGGGCGCCACCGGCCAAGTTCCCCGATGCGCGGACTTCAGATCCGGTGGTTCGATGGGTGCGGGCCGTCAACGCAGCGTCCATATCGCCACAAGGTCAAAGTGGCGGACAAGGGCCCGGCCCCGTCAGCGAGGGGACCTGGGCTGCATCGGCCTTACGGGCCGTCACCCGGACAACGGTGCCTGCGATGCGGGCGGGGAATCAGGGGCTGACCCGCGGCGACCTGCTCGGCGCCTACGGGTGATCACGCCGGTGACGAGCAGGCCCGCGAAGAGGGCGGCGATCAATGCAGGGTCGATCGTGTCCAGCGCGTTGGCGATCGTGCGCTGTACGTCGCCCGCAGCGTCGATGACCGCGTCCTGGGAGGGGGTCGCGCCGCACGCGGATCTCGTACCAGCCGTAGTAGGCGACGTACACGCCGACGAGAAGGAGGAGCCCGCCGCCGAGGCGCGGGGCAATAGCGCCGATGCGGCGGAGCCGGGTGACGGCGGTGGTGCGGGTGAGAGCGACGGTCAGGGAGGCGGCGCCGACGATCAGGCCCATTGCGCCCCGTAGGCCGCGAACAGGGCGATGCCCTCTCCGGTGAAACCGCTGCGGAAGGCGGAGACCACGATGGCGAGGAACGGGGCAATCGTCTGCCGCCAGCACGGCATCCGCCGCAGCATGGGCGGGTCGGCGCGAGCTATGACAATGCCCTCGCCGAGTCGTTCTTCCAGTGCCTCACGCGCGAGTTGCTCCATGAGAGGCGCTGGGCCTCGAAGGCACAGACTCGGCTGGAGTTGTTCCGCTGGTGTCGTACTACAACCGGCGCCGTCGGCATTCCGCGCTCGGCTACCTCACACCAGCCGAGTTGGAACAGCAACTGATCACGTCACATACGTTGTCACTCGTCGCATGAAACCCGGTGTCCACTCCCGGGGATCGACCTCATGTCCTGCTTGACCCGGTTCCGCAGTCCCTCGGCGCTGACCCCGATCTGCCGGGCCACCTCGGTGACGGTCTTCCCGGAGGCCCGGACCAGCGCGACCGCGTCGCGCTGGAACTCCTCCGTGTACCGCCTACTGCGGTTGCTCTTGCTTCCCACCTGGCACTACTTCCTCCGGAACCTCACGTCCCAGTCTCCAGGTGTCCAACATCAAGGGGAAGCTTCACTCATCGCTCGGGATAGAAGAACTCCATGGCGCCGCCGATCTTGATCAGGGAG
This genomic interval carries:
- a CDS encoding transposase, with amino-acid sequence MGSKSNRSRRYTEEFQRDAVALVRASGKTVTEVARQIGVSAEGLRNRVKQDMRSIPGSGHRVSCDE